Proteins encoded together in one Paracoccus sp. SMMA_5_TC window:
- a CDS encoding anti-sigma factor yields MTDPARPEPDPTDIATAGEYVLGTLPLAERLAFQQRLLVEPALVAEVTRWQAHFDPMAEEVRPVTPPASVWRGIEARLFPPAVGQGQASFWRWLAFGSSAVAAVFAALVWLGPVAPPASSPLWVSDMVSQDGSVRLAAIYDEARGEMRVSVGGSAPASGRDYELWLIQGDRAPISLGVMPHQGQAAMPIDPALRALVANATLAITDEPQGGSPAGVATGPIVAAAPLRRI; encoded by the coding sequence ATGACCGATCCCGCACGCCCCGAGCCCGATCCCACCGACATCGCCACGGCCGGCGAATATGTTCTGGGCACGCTACCCCTGGCTGAACGGTTGGCGTTCCAGCAGCGGCTGCTGGTCGAACCGGCGCTGGTCGCCGAAGTCACGCGCTGGCAGGCGCATTTCGATCCGATGGCGGAAGAGGTGCGGCCGGTGACGCCGCCGGCTTCCGTCTGGCGCGGGATCGAGGCGCGGCTGTTTCCGCCCGCCGTGGGGCAGGGGCAGGCGTCGTTCTGGCGCTGGCTGGCCTTCGGATCAAGCGCGGTGGCGGCGGTCTTTGCCGCGCTGGTGTGGCTGGGCCCGGTCGCCCCGCCCGCGTCCTCGCCGCTGTGGGTGTCGGACATGGTGTCGCAGGACGGCAGCGTGCGCCTGGCCGCGATCTATGACGAGGCGCGGGGCGAGATGCGGGTTTCGGTCGGGGGCAGCGCGCCGGCCAGCGGCCGAGATTACGAATTGTGGCTGATCCAGGGCGATCGGGCGCCGATCTCGCTGGGGGTGATGCCGCATCAGGGCCAGGCTGCCATGCCCATCGATCCGGCGCTGCGGGCGCTGGTGGCCAATGCGACGCTGGCGATCACCGACGAGCCGCAGGGCGGATCGCCCGCCGGCGTGGCGACAGGCCCCATCGTCGCCGCCGCGCCGCTGCGCCGGATCTAG
- a CDS encoding L,D-transpeptidase family protein, translating to MIRAIRALIAVVAIALVASCGGDSSKPSSSKFKTYHGPPVTQVVVKKGERRMYLLSGRQVLKSYDIGLGTDPNGPKRFEGDGRTPEGMYFIDRKNPASRYHLSVGISYPSAQDVAQAAMMGLRPGGDIMIHGLGPEGRKLVQQRRDWTAGCIAVTDEEMEEIFAMLQPGVPIFIYP from the coding sequence ATGATTCGGGCAATTCGCGCTTTGATCGCGGTGGTGGCCATCGCGTTGGTGGCAAGTTGCGGCGGCGACAGCAGCAAGCCGTCCTCCAGCAAGTTCAAGACCTATCACGGACCGCCTGTGACCCAGGTCGTGGTCAAGAAGGGCGAACGTCGCATGTATCTGCTCAGCGGCCGGCAGGTGCTGAAAAGCTACGACATCGGTCTTGGGACGGATCCCAATGGCCCGAAGCGATTCGAGGGCGACGGTCGCACGCCCGAGGGGATGTATTTCATCGACCGCAAGAACCCAGCCAGCCGCTATCACCTGTCGGTGGGCATTTCCTATCCCTCGGCCCAGGACGTGGCGCAGGCGGCGATGATGGGCCTGCGCCCCGGCGGCGACATCATGATCCACGGCCTTGGCCCCGAAGGCCGCAAGCTGGTGCAGCAGCGCCGCGACTGGACCGCCGGTTGCATCGCCGTTACCGACGAAGAGATGGAAGAGATCTTTGCCATGCTGCAACCGGGGGTGCCGATCTTCATCTATCCGTAA
- a CDS encoding class I SAM-dependent RNA methyltransferase, whose translation MIWTVERLGRKGDGVARSDSQQALAPLVLPGERIEGEASDGRIASPRILEPSPQRVRPACGHYRACGGCSLMHASDGFLRDWKVDVVVQALRAQGLEAPVAGVHVSPPRSRRRAVLSGRRTRKGVLLGFHARASDVIVDLADCHVLRPQIQDRLNLLRELVRAGASRAGEVSLTVIAGPAGLDVAVTGGRPMEPELFQHLATLAETGDLARLTWDGQSITRRPPALPMGRAQVVPPPGGFLQATAEGEAALTAALRDITRGARSILDLFAGCGTFSLPLAETARVHAVEGLAAPLEALTAAARHAPGLQRITTEVRDLARRPLLSDELAYDAIVIDPPRAGAEAQARELAGAAATTLGWVSCDPVTFARDARILATGGWRMTRLFVVDQFRWSPHVETVAEFRRS comes from the coding sequence ATGATCTGGACCGTGGAACGGCTGGGTCGCAAGGGCGATGGCGTCGCCCGTTCGGATTCGCAGCAGGCCCTGGCGCCGCTGGTCCTGCCCGGCGAACGCATCGAGGGCGAGGCATCGGACGGTCGCATCGCCAGCCCGCGCATCCTGGAACCGTCGCCGCAGCGCGTGCGGCCGGCCTGCGGCCATTACCGTGCCTGCGGTGGCTGTTCGCTGATGCATGCCAGCGACGGCTTCCTGCGCGACTGGAAGGTCGACGTGGTGGTGCAGGCGCTGCGGGCCCAGGGGCTCGAGGCGCCGGTGGCGGGGGTGCATGTGTCGCCGCCGCGGTCGCGCCGGCGGGCGGTGCTGTCGGGCCGCCGCACCCGCAAGGGCGTGCTTCTGGGCTTTCACGCCCGCGCCTCGGATGTGATCGTCGATCTGGCCGATTGCCATGTACTGCGCCCGCAGATTCAGGACCGGCTGAACCTGTTGCGCGAACTGGTGCGGGCCGGTGCCTCGCGCGCGGGGGAAGTGTCGCTGACGGTGATCGCCGGGCCGGCGGGGCTGGATGTCGCGGTGACCGGCGGCCGACCGATGGAGCCCGAGCTGTTTCAGCATCTGGCCACCCTGGCCGAGACGGGCGACCTGGCCCGGCTGACCTGGGACGGGCAGTCGATCACCCGCCGGCCGCCCGCCCTGCCGATGGGCCGCGCCCAGGTGGTGCCGCCGCCCGGCGGCTTTTTGCAGGCCACCGCCGAGGGCGAAGCCGCCTTGACCGCGGCGCTGCGCGACATCACCCGCGGCGCGCGCAGCATCCTCGACCTGTTCGCGGGCTGCGGCACGTTTTCCCTGCCACTGGCCGAAACCGCCCGCGTCCATGCGGTCGAGGGGCTGGCCGCACCGCTGGAGGCGCTGACCGCCGCAGCCCGCCATGCCCCCGGCCTGCAGCGAATCACGACCGAGGTCCGCGACCTTGCGCGCCGGCCCTTGCTGTCGGACGAACTGGCCTATGACGCAATCGTGATCGACCCGCCGCGCGCCGGGGCCGAGGCACAGGCCCGCGAACTGGCGGGGGCGGCGGCCACAACCTTGGGTTGGGTCAGCTGCGATCCGGTCACTTTTGCCCGCGATGCGCGGATTCTCGCCACCGGCGGCTGGCGGATGACGCGCCTGTTCGTGGTCGATCAGTTCCGCTGGTCGCCGCATGTCGAAACCGTGGCGGAATTTCGCCGAAGCTAG